In Bacillus solimangrovi, the DNA window TCTATCTTTCGGTGTGATTGCGCCGTTAATCTATATTGGAATTTATACGATACGTCCGTTAGTTCTATTTCCTGCGTCTATATTGTCCCTTGCTGGGGGGGCAACGTTTGGTGCGTTAGGTGGAATGTTATACACCATTATAGGTGCAGTGTTAGGTGCAGCATTATCATTTTTCGTTGCAAGAAGGTTTGGGAAAAATATCTCTAAGGATACGTCCAACGAACGAGTTCAACGAATTCAAGAGCAGCTGGATAAGAACGGGTTTTTCTATGTGCTTATATTCCGACTAATACCATTGTTTAACTTTGATCTAGTAAGCTATTCATCTGGATTATCTCGAGTTCGTTTCACGTCTTTCATTTTGGCAACAACAATTGGAATTATCCCAGGAACATTTGCTTACAACTTTCTCGGTGATAGTGTTGCAGAAGGAGATTGGAAGTTAATTGTTGGAGCTGTTCTCTTCTTTGTTGCAGTAAGTGTCATTCCGCTATTCTTTCGCAAAAAATTTCAGCAATCAGATTTGAAAGGAGATAAATCCATTGAGTAAATATGACTTAGTTGTTATTGGTGGTGGTGCAGCAGGATTAACTGCAGCAGCAGGAGCAGCAAGTATGGGGGCAAAGGTAGCATTAATTGAAAAGAACTCATTACTTGGCGGTGATTGCTTACACTACGGGTGTGTACCTTCAAAGGCACTCATTACAAGTGCGAAAGCTGTTCATCAAGCAAGGAAGTCAGCTGCTGAGTTTGGCTTATTGATTGAGGGAGAAGCGGACATAGCAGTTGCAATGGACAGAGTACGGCAATCGATTGAAACGATTCAACATCATGATAGCCATGAACGATTCGAGGGTTTAGGCATCGATGTAATCACTGGAGCAGCAACATTTGTGAATGAGCATAAGGTCAAGGTGACAGATGGTACTGAGATTGAAGGGAAACGATTTGTAATTGCGACAGGTTCTTCGCCATTCATTCCTCAAGTTGAAGGGATTGATCGTGTTGACTATTTAACGAATGAGACTATTTTCAAACTCAAGCAAGCTCCAAAGCGAATGGCAGTGATCGGTGGAGGAGCAATTGGATTAGAGCTATCACAATCTATTTCTAGATTTGGAACTGATGTGACTGTTATTGAACGGCATTCACGTCTATTTGCTAGGGAAGAAGAACAAATAGCAGAAACAGTACAAAATAGGCTTGAACAAGAATTATCTTTCCACTTTAACAGCAGTTTAGAGAAGGTAGATAAACAGAATGATGAGATTGTAATTACGGTAAAAAATATCGATACGAACCTAGTAGAACATCTGACAGTTGATGCGCTTTTTATGTCGGCTGGTCGCAAACCTAATATTGAAACGTTAGGTCTTGAAAATGCTGGGGTGAAGACGGAAAAAGGGTACGTTGTTGTGAACGAGTATTTACAAACATCACAGTCACATATCTTTGCTGTAGGTGATGTAAACGGTGCGATGCCATTTACTCATGTAGCAGGTATGGAAGGAAAACTGATTGTTCAAAATGCTGTATTTGGGATCAAAAAGAAAGTTTCGTATAAGAATGTTCCATATGTTATTTTTACTGATCCAGAAGTTTTTCATTTAGGATTAACGGAAACTGAAGCACGTGCAAAATATGGTGATGAAAATATAAAAGTGTACCAAAAAGAGTTGAATGATGTTGATCGATTTGTTGCAGATCGTGACACTGAAGGACTGGTAAAGGTCATTACTGATAAGAAAGGTCATATTTTAGGTGCACATGCAGTTGGATCAAATGCAGGTGATTGGATGCAGGAAATTGTATTTGCGATGACAAACGGTAATAAGATTGGTGATCTATCAAATGTTATTCATCCATATCCTACACATGGAGCAGCATTGCAACAAACAGCTGATATGTATTGGAGAGAAAAATTGTTTAACGGGAAAATCCCAGCAATTACGGAAAAGTATATTAAGTGGTTTAGATAAAGTGAAACTTCTATCAGTGGCGGTTTTTCTTCATCCCCCACTGATAGTTAGTTGAACCAATCAGGTAATTACTGACGCTTGCTCTCCCACTTAAACTTCGTTGATTCTCTTAAGTTTTGAAGTGGGAGTCTTAGCGTCAGTTGAAACGTGATAAAGATAACTGTGTATTCACTTCAATTAACGATAAGAAAAGGAAACTTTCATTAGTGGAAGTTTCTTTTTTAGTTAGATTGTAAGTTAGATTACAGATATATAACGAAGAAAATAATATGCTATACGTGTAGTTAAATAATATTGGAGGTAGTAATGATGTCAAAAATAAATGTTCAAGTTTCAGGAAAGTCAAAGGGAATGCAGTCGGTGTTGAATGCGGGTAATCATACAATTACAATAGATGAGCCACCAAATATGGGTGGGCAAGATTCGGGTGCAGATCCGCTATCAACATTATTAAGCTCTTTAGCAGGATGTGAAAATGTAATTGCAAATTTAGTTGCCAAAGAAATCAATTTTGATCTAAAGGGAATCGATTTCGATATCGTTGGGGTGCTAGATCCACGTGGGTTAATGGGTGATGAAACAGTTAAACCTTACTTTGAAAAAGTAACGATAAATGCAAAAGTAGATACAAGTGAATCACAAGAGCGCATTGATGAATTACAAGGTAAAGTTGACAAGCGTTGTCCAGTATATACAACTCTTGAAGCAGCGGGGATTGAATTAGTACCTAATTGGACAAAAGCATAATAAAAAGGCTGATCAATCT includes these proteins:
- a CDS encoding TVP38/TMEM64 family protein, which encodes MSRWVKLGGALVVIAVLLIVKEKYIDFTADDIRDWILSFGVIAPLIYIGIYTIRPLVLFPASILSLAGGATFGALGGMLYTIIGAVLGAALSFFVARRFGKNISKDTSNERVQRIQEQLDKNGFFYVLIFRLIPLFNFDLVSYSSGLSRVRFTSFILATTIGIIPGTFAYNFLGDSVAEGDWKLIVGAVLFFVAVSVIPLFFRKKFQQSDLKGDKSIE
- a CDS encoding dihydrolipoyl dehydrogenase family protein, whose product is MSKYDLVVIGGGAAGLTAAAGAASMGAKVALIEKNSLLGGDCLHYGCVPSKALITSAKAVHQARKSAAEFGLLIEGEADIAVAMDRVRQSIETIQHHDSHERFEGLGIDVITGAATFVNEHKVKVTDGTEIEGKRFVIATGSSPFIPQVEGIDRVDYLTNETIFKLKQAPKRMAVIGGGAIGLELSQSISRFGTDVTVIERHSRLFAREEEQIAETVQNRLEQELSFHFNSSLEKVDKQNDEIVITVKNIDTNLVEHLTVDALFMSAGRKPNIETLGLENAGVKTEKGYVVVNEYLQTSQSHIFAVGDVNGAMPFTHVAGMEGKLIVQNAVFGIKKKVSYKNVPYVIFTDPEVFHLGLTETEARAKYGDENIKVYQKELNDVDRFVADRDTEGLVKVITDKKGHILGAHAVGSNAGDWMQEIVFAMTNGNKIGDLSNVIHPYPTHGAALQQTADMYWREKLFNGKIPAITEKYIKWFR
- a CDS encoding OsmC family protein, with the protein product MMSKINVQVSGKSKGMQSVLNAGNHTITIDEPPNMGGQDSGADPLSTLLSSLAGCENVIANLVAKEINFDLKGIDFDIVGVLDPRGLMGDETVKPYFEKVTINAKVDTSESQERIDELQGKVDKRCPVYTTLEAAGIELVPNWTKA